The region CTTACAAGGTAAATCAAGgtctaaaatatacaatttatatactgaatgttcataatttgaattgtgaacatactGTGTGagttcatggtataactattagTTAACTCTACCAGGTTGTCCACACAGGGATACCGGTTACAGCCCCAGAGTTGGGCACGGGCACGGGCAGGTGCACCCCCGTACACGGTCGTGAATAATCAGTGACCCGGGTAATGGCTGGTTCCTTCACTACAATAGAAATATTAATAATCCCATTCCTCTCACCGTGGCTATCCCTCAGCCTATAACTCAGGAAGTGCAAGTAATTCTCCGGCAGCATTCCTCCCACGAAATCCGATGTCGGAATTCTTGCCACGCCAATACATTTCTTGCCGGAAAACGTCTTGCACTGAACTTCCAGCGTTAGATAATGTGCATGCATGGGCAAGTGCACCGTTAGCTTTTGGTTCCATGCAACATAGCCTTCTCCGCCTTGTTTCTCCATCCCCGTGTTTTGAGCGTCGCCTGAGTCGGCCCTCACTGTCACAAAAGCGTTCTTCTTCACCGGAAGCGATCGGCTCACCCGGAGATCTTCCCCGGATATCACCGTTACCTCTAATGTCCGTGACATCATATATATCAGAAACAACTAACTAACGTAACCAAAAATATTAATGGATAATTTCTAGCAAGCACGTAATGTGTTAATGCTTGTAATGCCGATGAGCGGCGGAGATGCGGAAGAGACGATGGTGGATAGCTCACTATATAGGGGGAGTCCACGGTGGATCGGAGGAAGGCAgggagaaagaagagagaaatGGGGGCGATGTTTCAGTATAATAATGAAGCGCCACTGAAACGGCACTATTCCggaattcattctagtcaaaaTTAAGTATTTCCGTAATCCTAGCTTAATGTCAAACCAATATCTTTGGAATTGAATTTTCTAAATTAGGCATGCATTCAATATAATGTTTCCCGCATGCATTTCCTTGAAGTTTACTGTAAATTTCTATGAAGCTGTATTCATAAGTTTTGTACTTCAATTCCCACTGGAAATATTGACCAACATTAATTTCTTTGATATTAAAAGActtaataaatatttcatttttatagaaCGAACAACGTAAATCATATCGCTGGATTTCAAGCAAGTCTTAGCCTCCGGTGAGCGTGACCGCAGTCGTCGGAGCCGTCAGTAATCTTATTTTTATCATCCGGTGCCGGAAAGtcatcaccatcaccaccatGGTTAGTGTCGCCGTCTGCGGCGGGGCTGATAATGCTGGCATTTTGACAACTCAAAGACCGGCGCTTTCTGATAATCGACGGGATGTTCTTGAAGCTCATTGCTTTACGCCTCAATACGGATTCTGGATCACCATAAGAAACACGGCGTTTCTCGTTCTGTTTATTCGCTATGGAAACGGCCGGACAGTTTTCTGGTAACTTTTGGATAGAGCTATCACTTTTGCTGCCAAATCCGCCATTGTTAAGCACCTCAGATGATCCACCTGAATACTGATCCAGCTTAGCTTCTTCTTTGCTGTACATAACATACAGTTTCCTGATCTGAAAGAGAATCATACGTTTAAGAAGTTAAATAGATAACCAAAaacctttaattttaatttgtttcaattcAGCTATCATGTGCATGAATTAGAAGTATTCATTCTCCCaaaatggaaatgaagaaatcttcaatgaattcaaacttgtaCATGATAAAGATACATTGCTCAGCTCATTCTTCTGtgatatcatcatcatcttgcCGGAAAGTTACCTAATAATGGTT is a window of Ipomoea triloba cultivar NCNSP0323 chromosome 11, ASM357664v1 DNA encoding:
- the LOC115996675 gene encoding BON1-associated protein 2-like → MMSRTLEVTVISGEDLRVSRSLPVKKNAFVTVRADSGDAQNTGMEKQGGEGYVAWNQKLTVHLPMHAHYLTLEVQCKTFSGKKCIGVARIPTSDFVGGMLPENYLHFLSYRLRDSHGERNGIINISIVVKEPAITRVTDYSRPCTGVHLPVPVPNSGAVTGIPVWTTW